The genomic stretch tgaaattaaattatacaaattgtccctctttatattttcttaaattttaattttaatacaataaCATTATAAAACATTTTATTATCTAATGATATCAATTtttgataattatttatgtaattaatttaaaatatagttatttttactaatatattattatataaataaacaaaattgcatatattttttagattattttgatcattattattttatttttatgatgattataaatttttttattgaaaataaatttaaaataacatataacTGGAAAATGATATTACAAATTAAGAAATAGCAATATCTGTTTTCATAATTACACAGTAATGTAAAATGTTACACAATATTAATGCATATTAatctatatttatataaaataagtggattataattcaaataacataattttttaaaaggttttgaatttttagtcTCActcataattttaataaaataaaaatccaaagtTCATTGTATTTATGGAAGCATAGCATGAGGGCATGACATCAGTtttgattaaaaatttgataagaGTAGGACCGAACCCCAAAAACCAGGGATGTAGCAACAGCAAATCCAATCACCGAATCAAAAAACTACCATTTTCTTGGAAGCAAGCAAAGTGAAGAAGCATCATTCCACCACCAAAACCAACTGCGCCCTCTTTTCCCACTCTTCTCTCTTCCAAATCCACACGCCCCCCCTCTCACTATAAAACCCCCCACGCTCTCAACCCTCCATCTTCTCTCTCCTACaattttctctcttctcattTCTCAAACACATACACCATGCGATTAAGCTGCAACGGTTGTCGTGTCCTTCGCAAGGGTTGCAACCTTGAATGCCCCATTAAACCCTGCCTCAATTGGATCAAATCGCCCGAATCACAGTCCAACGCCACCCTCTTCCTCGCCAAGTTCTACGGCCGCGCTGGCCTCCTCAACCTCCTCACCGCCGGCGACCCCAAGATCCGCCcaggtaaaaaataaaatttcaaaacctTTTCCACTTTCCTgagaaaatgcaagaaaatgaTGGAATTCTTCTTGGCCTTTGTTTCTGAtgttctttttctcttttttttgttccAGCTATTTTTAAATCTTTGCTATACGAAGCTTGCGGCCGGATTGTGAACCCGGTTTTCGGTTCAACCGGGTTGCTATCGACGGGGAGCTGGCACTTGTGCGAAGCAGCTGTTGAAGCCGTTCTTAGCGGCGCGCCGATTAGACAACAGGATGCTTCAGATGGCGGTGGCCAGCTGATAAACCCGTCTGATATTCGCCACGTGGTGAAGAGGGGGAAATCTTGCAGCTCCGATCATGTCCTTAAGCCCCGGAAGAGCCAGTTCAAGAGGCGCGCTGAGAAGTCGAAGCCGGAGCCGGAGGTTGAGCTGGATCAGGGTGTAGCTGAGTTGGTGGTGGAGGCTTGCGTAGTGAATGAGTTAGATGACTCGGCGAGCCCTGACTCAGGGTCTGGGCTGAGTGAGCACGTAAGTGTTGTTGTTGGCGGCGGCGCAGAAGCTGATAGCGGCTCAATTGAGAGTGTCAATCCGGCTCGAGCCGATGACGGGGAGCTTGAGCTGGAGCTGACTTTGGGGTGTCAGTGGCTTTGATATTGACACGTATAGGGAGGGGGATGATTTCTTTGGCCAGTTCAATTTCTGTTTATCGTACAAGACAAGAGACATACTAGTTTTAGCCGcagttataaaatatttaattagattttagtggtaaatatattaatatatgatATATGATATACTATGAGCTTAGGTTGGTGGTGATATATGTTTTTTGTTCACCCCAATTCACTTGCGACAAACTTGGGGTCTTTCAGATGTGTACATTGTGAAGAGAATTTATAGAATTAAATTTTCTCTTTTAGCAATTCAAAAATTGGTTCATATGATCATATTGTTGCAAATATGTGTTTTCAGTAAGCAACGGAACATTTTGGGTTTTGCAATATTGAATCTATAAACAATTATCATGACTAAACATTCAACCAGAAATCATGGAATATAGACTTGAAGTGGCGAATCAAATGCCCTTGACTCCTTGAGCCATCATTTCAGCAAACAAGTTGATGGCTTCCGGAATCAATTCATTTTCAAGACACCTATAAATCATTGAAGTTCATGTAAGGGAATCCTTGCCAAGCATGTTATTAAAGAGGTTACATGCCTTTAATACTTGCCCAGCACTAAGATAGCTAGCAATCATGAATGTGCATGCAATTGTGTTTTTGATGGATGATCTGTGAAACAAATTTTGAGCTTTTTCTAACTGGCCAGCATGAATGTAACCATTTATCatagaattaattatttatactcttctatttatttttaaaaaaaacactACTTGTTAGTTGTTACTAACATATTACAATACACATTATAATATATGCATACTAAAACACTACTTGTTAGTTGCTACTAACATATTACAATACACATTATAATCTATGCATACTAAGTTATTGATATGTGAATTCTTTTAGTATCTAATATACTTAACGCATATTTAAtccataatatatattatatatgttcaTAGTTTGACCCAATTAGCAAAcctaaacctaataaaacaaaaatgtcTGCCAATAAAGATGGTATTCACGAACATACCTAATCTTTTTAAAGAGGTTGGATGCTGACAAAAGAGAGTCAGCTCTACTTACCTGAAAGCAAGTAACTGCCTCCCAAATCTCGCCTACAATCTCTATCTTCAATAAAAGATTACGttctaatctactaaaaacctgtCTAAAACCCTTATAAACTTAAGCATCTGAATCTGAAGGCAAGCCCCAACCAGAGGGCAACGCCCTTGTGCTACCTTCGCCACACCAAACTCATGATCCCCACGGAAAAGGACCCTCGGAGAATCCCCAGCCAAGACAGATTCATTCAGAAATCCGTCACCCTGAGGAGGAAGAGCCCCCTTAGATAGCAGAGATACTAGGTCTAGTTTGTGGCTAGCAAGAACAGCTAGAACAACTCGAGTACGAGACAGAACAACAATGGGAAGCAGAGCAAAAACTGCGGAGAGAGGTAAGGCAACGAAGAGAGCTAGAAAAAAAACTCTTGAAGCTAGAAGCCGACCTTCGCAATCGAAATAACCGAACAGATCAGGAAGAAATTCCTCTAGACGGAGAAGACCCATTCATAGAAGAGATCATGCGGCCCAAAGTTTTCAGAAACTTTAAAACACCCGACATGGATCTCTATGATGGAATGACCAACCTAAGGCACCACCTCAGCAATtttaaaagtcggatgtacctagtTGACGCATCTGACGCCACCCGCTGCAAAGCCTTCTCAACCACTCTGAGCAAAGTGGCCACGAAATGGTTTGATAACTTACCCCTCAGGTCGGTAACCTGCTTCGACGACATAGCAAAGAAGTTTCTAACCAGATTTTCCATTCAACAAGACAAGACAAAACACGTCCCGAACTTGCTAGGAGTCAAACAAGAGGTCGAAAAAACTCTTTGAGATTACATAAAAAAGATTCAATAAGGCATGCTTGAAAATCCAAAACCTGTCTATTGAAGCCGTAATCATGAGACTAGTCAATAGCCTCAAGGAGAGAACATTCTCCCAATCCATATTTAAGAGACACCCAACTTC from Arachis stenosperma cultivar V10309 chromosome 9, arast.V10309.gnm1.PFL2, whole genome shotgun sequence encodes the following:
- the LOC130947331 gene encoding LOB domain-containing protein 41-like; translation: MRLSCNGCRVLRKGCNLECPIKPCLNWIKSPESQSNATLFLAKFYGRAGLLNLLTAGDPKIRPAIFKSLLYEACGRIVNPVFGSTGLLSTGSWHLCEAAVEAVLSGAPIRQQDASDGGGQLINPSDIRHVVKRGKSCSSDHVLKPRKSQFKRRAEKSKPEPEVELDQGVAELVVEACVVNELDDSASPDSGSGLSEHVSVVVGGGAEADSGSIESVNPARADDGELELELTLGCQWL